Proteins found in one Serinicoccus marinus DSM 15273 genomic segment:
- a CDS encoding HD-GYP domain-containing protein, which yields MGTGSLIILIGLAMVGVVIRERGLGPHWGVSVATVVLAATIPLAGAFGAAVVGALAYLADPGARTLRTRLFNVSMTAAMGAIGGAFYGLLGGVFVGNVDFGPLGLLVRVGGPLAMAYAAMAVVNSLCIGAMSFAVRGTRVLTVARAVLRSLGWGYLAHAVTAFLFVVLWGPVGLGAASALFVLGPLLVAHWTIGRDALARREHQQTVTTFVAALEQADPASVGHSARVADVADALGAQLGLSGEAAEELRYAALLHDIGMMVVRAELPHDPDDEIAYLTALSAHPLAGLNVLAGLDFLDDSLPAIAHHHERWDGKGYPAGLQGEEIPLAARIIAVADAFDARLAATDDGSAEPMVVAEQLRRRAGSHLDPRVVEALVAALGRQGGASLGRDRRSNLAGVRDAFPITMTRWSAISSPIGSRKAQAP from the coding sequence GTGGGGACCGGCAGCCTGATCATCCTCATCGGGTTGGCCATGGTGGGCGTCGTCATCCGAGAGCGCGGGCTCGGACCTCACTGGGGTGTCTCCGTGGCGACGGTGGTGCTCGCGGCGACCATCCCGCTCGCTGGTGCCTTCGGGGCGGCAGTTGTCGGTGCTCTGGCCTATCTGGCCGATCCGGGGGCTCGCACGCTGCGAACACGGTTGTTCAACGTGAGTATGACCGCCGCCATGGGCGCTATCGGCGGTGCCTTCTACGGCCTGCTAGGGGGCGTATTCGTCGGGAATGTCGACTTCGGACCGCTTGGCCTCCTGGTCCGGGTCGGCGGACCGCTGGCGATGGCCTACGCGGCCATGGCCGTGGTCAACTCGCTGTGCATCGGAGCGATGTCGTTCGCCGTGCGGGGCACTCGCGTCCTGACCGTTGCGCGAGCAGTCCTTCGAAGTCTGGGCTGGGGGTATCTCGCTCATGCCGTCACGGCGTTCCTCTTCGTCGTGCTGTGGGGTCCGGTCGGTCTCGGCGCCGCCTCCGCGCTCTTCGTCCTCGGGCCGCTGCTGGTGGCGCACTGGACGATCGGCCGTGACGCCCTCGCGCGGCGCGAGCATCAGCAGACGGTCACCACCTTCGTCGCGGCGCTCGAGCAGGCCGATCCCGCGTCGGTCGGTCACAGTGCGCGGGTGGCAGATGTCGCCGATGCACTCGGGGCCCAGCTCGGGCTCTCCGGGGAGGCCGCCGAGGAGCTGCGTTATGCCGCGCTGCTCCACGACATCGGGATGATGGTGGTCCGCGCCGAGCTGCCGCACGACCCCGATGACGAGATCGCCTACCTCACCGCGCTCAGCGCGCACCCGCTCGCCGGGCTCAACGTGCTGGCCGGGTTGGACTTCCTCGACGACTCGCTGCCCGCGATTGCGCACCACCACGAGCGCTGGGACGGCAAGGGTTACCCTGCGGGCCTGCAGGGGGAGGAGATCCCGCTGGCCGCGCGGATCATCGCCGTCGCGGACGCCTTCGATGCCCGGCTGGCGGCCACGGACGACGGGTCAGCCGAACCGATGGTCGTCGCCGAGCAGCTGCGGCGTCGCGCCGGCAGCCACCTGGACCCGCGCGTGGTGGAGGCCTTGGTCGCTGCGCTGGGCCGGCAGGGGGGTGCGAGCCTGGGCCGCGACCGCCGCTCCAACCTCGCCGGGGTCAGGGACGCCTTCCCGATCACGATGACCCGCTGGTCAGCGATCTCTTCGCCGATTGGCAGCCGGAAGGCGCAGGCTCCGTGA
- a CDS encoding 50S ribosomal protein bL37 produces MSKRARKRRDRKKKAANHGRKPNA; encoded by the coding sequence ATGAGCAAGCGCGCCAGGAAGCGTCGCGACCGCAAGAAGAAGGCGGCCAACCACGGCCGCAAGCCCAACGCCTGA
- the rsrA gene encoding mycothiol system anti-sigma-R factor gives MAERHEDFPTATDCAGVLLRLFEFVDNETGPVDRERIREHLDECGSCLAEYDRELLLKALVRRACVRQSAPEALRAQILTRITSTSVTVVRRSEG, from the coding sequence ATGGCGGAGCGGCACGAGGACTTCCCGACGGCGACCGACTGCGCCGGCGTGCTCCTGCGGCTGTTCGAGTTCGTGGACAACGAGACCGGCCCCGTCGACCGCGAGCGCATCCGCGAGCACCTGGACGAGTGCGGCTCCTGCCTGGCGGAGTACGACCGGGAGCTGCTGCTGAAGGCGCTGGTCCGGCGTGCCTGCGTGCGCCAGTCGGCCCCGGAGGCGCTGCGGGCGCAGATCCTCACCAGGATCACCAGCACCAGCGTGACCGTGGTGCGCCGGTCCGAGGGCTAG
- a CDS encoding sigma-70 family RNA polymerase sigma factor, with amino-acid sequence MTTDQPALDQVDAEEQAEADATVDVATETPAERAARFEREAMPLLDQMYSAALRTTRNPTDAEDLVQETYAKAFAAFHQYRPGTNLRAWMYRILTNSYINSYRKKQRQPLESDAADVEDYQLARAASHSSTGLRSAEAEALDHLPDSDVTRALASIGEDFRMAVYLADVEGFAYKEIAEIMDTPIGTVMSRLHRGRKQLRDLLTDYAVERGIVRTEEGS; translated from the coding sequence ATGACTACCGATCAGCCGGCGCTCGACCAGGTCGACGCCGAGGAGCAGGCGGAGGCGGACGCCACCGTCGACGTCGCCACCGAGACCCCGGCGGAGCGGGCCGCACGTTTCGAGCGGGAGGCGATGCCGCTGCTCGACCAGATGTACAGCGCCGCGCTGCGGACCACCCGCAACCCGACGGACGCCGAGGACCTGGTGCAGGAGACCTACGCGAAGGCTTTCGCGGCCTTCCACCAGTACCGCCCCGGCACGAACCTGCGGGCCTGGATGTACCGCATCCTCACCAACTCCTACATCAACAGCTACCGCAAGAAGCAGCGGCAGCCGCTGGAGTCGGACGCCGCCGACGTGGAGGACTACCAGCTGGCGCGGGCCGCCTCGCACAGCTCGACCGGGCTCCGGTCCGCCGAGGCCGAGGCGCTGGACCACCTGCCGGACAGCGACGTGACGCGCGCACTGGCGAGCATCGGCGAGGACTTCCGGATGGCGGTCTACCTCGCGGACGTCGAGGGCTTCGCCTACAAGGAGATCGCGGAGATCATGGACACGCCCATCGGCACGGTCATGTCCCGGTTGCATCGCGGACGCAAGCAGCTGCGGGACCTGCTGACCGACTACGCCGTCGAGCGCGGCATCGTCCGGACCGAGGAGGGATCGTGA
- a CDS encoding pyridoxal phosphate-dependent aminotransferase: MTTTSRAHRLRPLTQPAKLQNVLYEIRGPVAARAAALEAEGHRILKLNIGNPAPFGFEAPDIILQDMIAALPTAQGYSESKGILSARRAVVSRYQDEPGFPDLDVDRVYLGNGVSELIMMTLNALLDTGDEVLVPAPDYPLWTAATSLAGGIPRHYLCDEDDGWNPQVEDIRANITPRTKAIVIINPNNPTGAVYSREVLEQIVELAREHSLLLLADEIYDRIVYDDAQHVSVASLAPDLLCLTFNGLSKTYRVAGYRAGWVAITGPTSHARGFLEGIELLASTRLCPNVPAQHAIQVAVSGHQSIEDLIRPGGRLAEQRDIAVSMLRAMDGVSCVEPRGALYVFPRLDPEVHEIHDDVQLCLDLLEREKILVVHGTGFNWPTPDHLRVVTLPWGADLRSALERMGNFLAGYRQ; encoded by the coding sequence GTGACCACGACCTCGCGCGCGCACCGGCTCCGTCCGCTGACCCAGCCGGCCAAGCTGCAGAACGTCCTCTACGAGATCCGGGGACCGGTGGCCGCCCGGGCCGCCGCGCTGGAGGCCGAGGGCCACCGGATCCTCAAGCTCAACATCGGCAACCCGGCACCGTTCGGCTTCGAGGCGCCCGACATCATCCTGCAGGACATGATCGCGGCGCTGCCCACGGCGCAGGGGTACTCCGAGTCCAAGGGAATCCTGTCGGCCCGTCGCGCCGTCGTCTCGCGCTACCAGGACGAGCCCGGCTTCCCCGACCTGGACGTGGACCGGGTCTACCTCGGCAACGGGGTGTCCGAGCTCATCATGATGACTCTCAACGCCTTGCTCGACACCGGAGACGAGGTGCTGGTCCCGGCGCCCGACTACCCCCTGTGGACCGCTGCGACCAGCCTGGCGGGGGGCATACCCCGGCACTACCTGTGCGACGAGGACGACGGATGGAACCCGCAGGTGGAGGACATCCGGGCCAACATCACGCCACGGACCAAGGCCATCGTGATCATCAACCCCAACAACCCCACCGGGGCCGTCTACTCGCGCGAGGTGCTGGAGCAGATCGTCGAGCTGGCGCGGGAGCACTCGCTGCTGCTCCTCGCGGACGAGATCTACGACCGCATCGTCTACGACGACGCGCAGCACGTGTCCGTGGCCTCGCTCGCCCCCGACCTGCTCTGCCTGACCTTCAACGGGCTGTCCAAGACCTACCGGGTGGCCGGCTACCGGGCGGGCTGGGTGGCCATCACCGGCCCGACCTCCCACGCCCGGGGCTTCCTCGAGGGCATCGAGCTGCTCGCCTCGACGCGCCTGTGCCCCAACGTGCCGGCTCAGCACGCCATCCAGGTGGCGGTCTCCGGGCACCAGAGCATCGAGGACCTGATCCGCCCGGGGGGCCGGCTCGCCGAGCAGCGGGACATCGCGGTCTCGATGCTCCGCGCGATGGACGGCGTGAGCTGCGTCGAGCCCCGCGGGGCCCTCTACGTCTTCCCACGGTTGGACCCCGAGGTGCACGAGATCCACGACGACGTGCAGCTCTGCCTCGACCTGCTCGAGCGCGAGAAGATCCTCGTCGTCCACGGGACCGGCTTCAACTGGCCCACCCCGGACCACCTGCGCGTGGTCACGCTGCCCTGGGGCGCCGACCTGCGGTCCGCGCTGGAGCGGATGGGCAACTTCCTCGCGGGCTACCGGCAGTGA
- a CDS encoding SOS response-associated peptidase, giving the protein MCGRYAASAHPGELIEAYDVELDATDQPSMSLLKNPQTPPPGQPDHNVAPSKQAPVVLTRAPRGTSGGAGAEDQPAVRQLRLLTWGLVPSWAKDRSVGARMINARQETLLDKPAFARAALARRALVPISGWYEWQRSPVATDARGRPRKQPFYVTRADDLPLALAGVYEFWRNPQAAPDADDAWLVTYAVVTTAAEPGLDRIHDRQPLALEPDQWDDWLDPGLMDADDVRSMVDAAHVPGRFQAWPVDRAVGSAAANGPGLVEPVPAEALVGVVDPVTGEVLGG; this is encoded by the coding sequence ATGTGCGGCCGGTATGCCGCGAGCGCGCACCCGGGCGAGCTCATCGAGGCCTACGACGTCGAGCTCGACGCCACCGACCAGCCGTCCATGAGCCTGCTCAAGAACCCCCAGACGCCCCCACCGGGCCAGCCCGACCACAACGTCGCCCCGAGCAAGCAGGCGCCCGTGGTGCTGACCCGGGCACCACGGGGGACCTCGGGGGGCGCCGGCGCCGAGGACCAGCCGGCGGTGCGCCAGCTGCGCCTGCTCACCTGGGGGCTGGTGCCGTCGTGGGCCAAGGACCGGTCGGTCGGCGCGCGGATGATCAACGCCCGTCAGGAGACCCTGCTGGACAAGCCGGCCTTCGCCCGGGCCGCGCTCGCCCGTCGGGCCCTGGTGCCCATCAGCGGGTGGTACGAGTGGCAGAGGAGCCCGGTGGCGACGGACGCCCGCGGCCGGCCCCGCAAGCAGCCCTTCTACGTCACCCGGGCCGACGACCTGCCGTTGGCGCTGGCCGGGGTCTACGAGTTCTGGCGCAACCCGCAGGCCGCGCCCGACGCCGACGACGCCTGGCTCGTCACCTACGCCGTCGTCACGACCGCCGCCGAGCCGGGTCTGGACCGGATCCACGACCGGCAGCCGCTGGCCCTCGAGCCCGACCAGTGGGACGACTGGCTCGACCCCGGCCTGATGGACGCGGACGACGTCCGGTCGATGGTCGACGCGGCGCACGTGCCCGGCCGGTTCCAGGCGTGGCCCGTGGACCGGGCCGTCGGCAGCGCCGCCGCCAACGGCCCGGGCCTGGTCGAGCCGGTGCCGGCCGAGGCGCTCGTGGGGGTCGTCGACCCCGTCACCGGAGAGGTGCTCGGCGGGTGA
- a CDS encoding glycosyltransferase, whose product MVAAIGSRGDVLPFTHLAGRFADAGHEVTLVTHATLVGAGHPGLRVADVSSDPEELLAGPAARAVRRGSPRQLSRTRQLFADFIDSARQPSLEALDRADVLVASTFAIAAVHEALDRSVPVVRAHMWPEHADLRGVMPLLPYSWWLPAPVRVLARRALRRVEPYLGGVDGGWRRGRLHLVARHPVSLTTSTLGSLYAYSPELVADEPTDGTVTGWWTGSGPDRPLTPRVAQALDHGGDWIYVGFGSMHQRDPGALLRRVDAVCARLGVRAVVQVPGAPAVDLPHLLAVTDEPHDELFRRVHAVVHHGGAGTTGAAVRAGAPSVVVPHFADQFYWGSRLHLLGVAPRPVPRALATTGALARAVEAALDAPVRRQARELAARVRGQDGCGVAVRQVEEWLAHAESR is encoded by the coding sequence GTGGTGGCTGCCATCGGCAGCCGGGGTGACGTGCTGCCCTTCACCCACCTCGCGGGGCGCTTCGCCGACGCCGGTCACGAGGTCACCCTCGTCACGCACGCGACGCTGGTCGGCGCCGGGCACCCCGGGCTGAGGGTGGCGGACGTGTCGAGCGACCCCGAGGAGCTGCTCGCCGGGCCGGCCGCCCGAGCCGTACGTCGTGGGAGCCCGCGGCAGCTCAGCCGCACCCGGCAGCTGTTCGCCGACTTCATCGACTCCGCCCGCCAGCCCTCGCTCGAGGCCCTGGACCGGGCGGACGTCCTGGTGGCGTCCACCTTCGCCATCGCCGCGGTCCACGAGGCCCTGGACCGGTCCGTGCCGGTGGTGCGGGCCCACATGTGGCCGGAGCACGCGGACCTGCGGGGGGTCATGCCCCTGCTGCCGTACTCGTGGTGGTTGCCGGCACCGGTCCGGGTCCTCGCCCGACGTGCCCTGCGTAGGGTGGAGCCCTACCTGGGCGGTGTCGACGGGGGGTGGCGGCGCGGGCGGCTGCACCTCGTCGCGCGACACCCGGTGAGCCTGACGACCTCCACGCTCGGCTCGCTCTACGCCTACAGCCCCGAGCTCGTCGCCGACGAGCCGACGGACGGCACGGTGACCGGGTGGTGGACGGGGAGCGGGCCCGACCGTCCGCTGACCCCGCGGGTGGCTCAGGCGCTGGACCACGGCGGGGACTGGATCTACGTCGGCTTTGGGTCGATGCACCAGCGCGACCCGGGCGCCCTGCTGCGCCGGGTGGACGCGGTGTGCGCCCGGCTCGGCGTGCGGGCGGTCGTGCAGGTGCCGGGTGCCCCGGCGGTGGACCTGCCGCACCTTCTGGCCGTCACGGACGAGCCGCACGACGAGCTGTTCCGCCGGGTGCACGCGGTCGTGCACCACGGCGGGGCGGGGACGACCGGGGCGGCGGTCCGGGCGGGTGCCCCGTCGGTCGTCGTCCCACACTTCGCCGACCAGTTCTACTGGGGCAGCCGTCTGCACCTGCTGGGGGTGGCACCCCGCCCGGTCCCCCGGGCCCTGGCGACGACCGGGGCGCTGGCGCGGGCGGTCGAGGCCGCCCTGGACGCACCCGTCCGCCGGCAGGCCCGCGAGCTGGCGGCGCGTGTACGCGGCCAGGACGGGTGCGGGGTCGCCGTCCGGCAGGTCGAGGAGTGGCTGGCCCACGCGGAGAGCAGGTGA
- a CDS encoding glycosyltransferase family 39 protein, which translates to MRPALPAASDPGPLRVAAPPMALVALVLLLVAPRYGPHWDELYFGMLPPRWWYVDQPPLTVWLTWLLGRMSDDLWVQRLPGVVAAVAGAFVATLFPRALGAPTSVQRLAGWAHAFTVYPLIMGHLFTTATLDLLAWQVVVLLVLRACLGHPHALLWAGTVAGLACWNKLLVVVLAAALLVGLLLTRPSLLRTRDALLGSSVFVLLGAPQVLLQLVHGLPMAEVSGGLVDEQGDLVRLVLLPALALFAGPPLLRVWLSGFLTPWRRPDHPARFLLPTFVLVLLWTFANPSQPYYPVGVLLPALAVGWATPAVADRWSRARSRTVVTANGVVACLLCLPVLPPTETWVSAVSRLNPTIRDQVGWTGYAQQISDLRRPGEAVVTDTYALAGAVHRYGSSADRAAVHSGHNALWDLGPPEGDEVLLVGEDAVARRGDFGRCGAATELDTGPVVHPRLEHVPVLHCVDPVADWATLWPRFRRLGG; encoded by the coding sequence GTGAGGCCCGCCCTCCCCGCGGCCTCCGACCCCGGCCCGCTGCGGGTCGCCGCGCCCCCGATGGCCCTCGTCGCGCTGGTGCTGCTCCTCGTTGCCCCGCGCTACGGGCCGCACTGGGACGAGCTCTACTTCGGCATGCTGCCTCCCCGGTGGTGGTACGTCGACCAACCGCCGCTGACGGTGTGGCTCACCTGGCTGCTGGGCCGGATGAGCGACGACCTGTGGGTGCAGCGCCTGCCGGGGGTCGTGGCGGCCGTCGCCGGCGCTTTCGTGGCGACCCTGTTCCCGCGAGCCCTCGGTGCCCCGACGTCGGTGCAGCGGCTGGCCGGGTGGGCGCACGCGTTCACCGTCTACCCGCTCATCATGGGCCACCTGTTCACCACCGCGACGCTGGACCTGCTGGCCTGGCAGGTGGTGGTCCTCCTCGTCCTCCGGGCCTGCCTGGGTCACCCGCACGCTCTCCTGTGGGCCGGCACGGTCGCGGGTCTGGCCTGCTGGAACAAGCTGCTGGTCGTCGTCCTCGCGGCGGCCCTGCTCGTCGGCCTGCTGCTGACCCGGCCTTCCCTGCTGCGGACCCGGGACGCCCTGCTGGGCTCGTCGGTCTTCGTCCTCCTCGGCGCGCCCCAGGTGCTCCTGCAACTCGTCCACGGGCTGCCGATGGCCGAGGTCTCCGGCGGCCTCGTGGACGAGCAGGGCGACCTCGTGCGGCTCGTGCTGCTGCCGGCGCTGGCGCTGTTCGCCGGGCCACCGCTGCTACGCGTCTGGCTGAGCGGGTTCCTCACGCCCTGGAGACGCCCCGACCACCCCGCCCGCTTCCTGCTGCCGACCTTCGTGCTCGTCCTCCTGTGGACCTTCGCCAACCCCTCGCAGCCGTACTACCCGGTGGGCGTCTTGCTGCCGGCCCTCGCGGTGGGGTGGGCCACCCCGGCGGTGGCGGACCGGTGGAGCCGCGCGAGGAGCCGGACGGTCGTCACCGCGAACGGCGTGGTGGCGTGCCTGCTCTGCCTGCCGGTCCTGCCGCCCACCGAGACGTGGGTGTCCGCCGTGTCCCGGCTCAACCCGACCATCCGCGACCAGGTCGGCTGGACCGGCTACGCTCAGCAGATCAGCGACCTGCGCCGACCCGGCGAGGCCGTCGTCACCGACACCTACGCCCTGGCCGGCGCCGTGCACCGCTACGGGAGCTCGGCCGACCGGGCCGCGGTGCACTCGGGGCACAACGCGCTCTGGGACCTGGGGCCGCCCGAGGGGGACGAGGTCCTGCTGGTCGGCGAGGACGCCGTCGCCCGACGGGGGGACTTCGGCCGCTGCGGGGCGGCGACGGAGCTCGACACCGGCCCGGTGGTGCATCCCCGGCTCGAGCACGTGCCCGTCCTGCACTGCGTGGACCCGGTCGCCGACTGGGCGACGCTGTGGCCACGGTTCCGCCGCCTGGGCGGATGA
- a CDS encoding DUF998 domain-containing protein encodes MTRPPVSPRWPVLGAAGVLVAIVLFVVTVVVALRTTGTTFVWTVNMFSDLGDGACRPRGGRWICSPGSAAFNVGLASTGVLLAGAALALTPRWGRLLAGSVVVMGLGLVVAAVFPAGDTGAVHLAGVVMAFVVPAAGLLLSAVRPETRWLESGRAVRGTLAVVALVFCAENQVPPALVQEGTGQIIIVGSLVLTLVVESVRVLAVRSP; translated from the coding sequence ATGACCCGCCCCCCGGTCTCGCCCCGATGGCCCGTCCTGGGTGCGGCGGGTGTGCTGGTCGCCATCGTCCTCTTCGTCGTCACCGTGGTCGTCGCCCTGCGGACCACCGGGACGACCTTCGTGTGGACGGTGAACATGTTCAGCGACCTGGGGGACGGTGCGTGCCGTCCTCGGGGTGGACGGTGGATCTGCTCGCCGGGGTCGGCCGCCTTCAACGTCGGCCTGGCGTCGACCGGGGTGCTGCTCGCGGGCGCCGCGCTGGCGCTGACCCCGCGCTGGGGCCGCCTGCTCGCGGGCAGCGTCGTGGTCATGGGGCTGGGCCTCGTGGTCGCCGCTGTCTTCCCCGCCGGTGACACCGGTGCCGTCCACCTGGCCGGGGTCGTCATGGCCTTCGTGGTCCCGGCAGCCGGTCTCCTGCTCTCGGCGGTGCGCCCGGAGACACGGTGGCTCGAGAGCGGTCGAGCGGTCCGGGGCACGCTGGCCGTGGTGGCGCTCGTGTTCTGCGCGGAGAACCAGGTGCCGCCCGCCCTGGTTCAGGAGGGCACCGGGCAGATCATCATCGTGGGCAGCCTGGTGCTGACCCTGGTGGTCGAGTCCGTGCGTGTGCTGGCCGTCCGGTCCCCCTGA
- the aroA gene encoding 3-phosphoshikimate 1-carboxyvinyltransferase gives MSAVPTWAAPHVQGALDARVRVPGSKSLTNRWLVLALLADGPSTLRHPLHSDDSRRMVDALRALGAGVDDDDPAAWVVRPPWGGPRGDVDIDCGQAGTVMRFVPPVAALADGPVRFDGHHSARARPVGPVLDGLRALGAEIKEEGHGTLPFVVRGGPSDESGSSEGGGAAAPPVVRIDASASSQFVSALLLAGAAYPRGLRLEHTGTTLPSLPHVEMTLDALATVGVEVERTSPTSWLVHPGEVRAVDITVEPDLSSAAPFLALAAVTGGRVVVADWPERTTQPGARMRDVLAAMGASTELTPQGLAVRGAPAGRLEGVDLDLSEVGELTPVVAALCALARTPSRLRGIAHLRGHETDRIAALVTELARLGAGARETADGLEIEPAPLTGTRLRTYHDHRMAMFAAVLGAVVPGVEVEDVATAGKTFPGFDRVWSEAVATGIPSGPRAPASPEDRDGRESP, from the coding sequence ATGAGCGCTGTGCCGACCTGGGCCGCCCCCCACGTCCAGGGCGCCCTCGACGCCCGGGTCCGCGTGCCCGGCAGCAAGTCCCTCACCAACCGGTGGCTGGTGCTGGCGCTGCTGGCCGACGGCCCCAGCACGCTGCGGCACCCGTTGCACTCCGACGACAGCCGGCGGATGGTCGACGCCTTGCGCGCCCTCGGGGCGGGGGTGGACGACGACGACCCGGCCGCCTGGGTGGTCCGACCGCCGTGGGGCGGACCGCGCGGCGACGTGGACATCGACTGCGGTCAGGCCGGCACCGTGATGCGCTTCGTGCCACCGGTCGCCGCGCTGGCGGACGGGCCGGTGCGCTTCGACGGGCACCACTCGGCGCGTGCCCGCCCGGTGGGGCCGGTCCTCGACGGGTTGCGGGCGCTCGGTGCCGAGATCAAGGAGGAGGGCCACGGCACCCTGCCCTTCGTCGTCAGGGGCGGCCCGTCCGACGAGTCGGGGTCCTCCGAGGGCGGCGGTGCGGCCGCGCCCCCCGTCGTGCGCATCGACGCCTCGGCCAGCTCACAGTTCGTCTCGGCGCTGCTCCTGGCAGGGGCGGCGTACCCGCGTGGTCTGCGGCTGGAGCACACCGGGACGACGCTGCCCAGCCTCCCCCACGTCGAGATGACGCTCGACGCCCTGGCCACGGTCGGGGTCGAGGTGGAGCGCACCAGCCCGACCAGCTGGCTGGTCCACCCGGGGGAGGTCCGGGCGGTCGACATCACCGTGGAGCCCGACCTCTCCTCCGCGGCCCCTTTCCTCGCCCTCGCGGCCGTCACTGGTGGCCGGGTCGTCGTGGCCGACTGGCCGGAGCGCACCACCCAGCCCGGCGCCCGGATGAGGGACGTGCTGGCGGCCATGGGCGCCAGCACCGAGCTCACCCCGCAGGGACTGGCCGTCCGGGGCGCACCCGCGGGACGGCTCGAGGGGGTGGACCTCGACCTGTCCGAGGTCGGCGAGCTCACCCCCGTCGTCGCCGCCCTGTGCGCCCTGGCCCGGACCCCGAGCCGGCTGCGCGGGATCGCCCACCTGCGGGGGCACGAGACCGACCGGATCGCGGCGCTGGTCACCGAGCTGGCCCGGCTGGGCGCCGGCGCCCGGGAGACGGCCGACGGCCTGGAGATCGAGCCCGCCCCCCTCACCGGGACGCGGCTGCGGACCTATCACGACCACCGCATGGCGATGTTCGCCGCCGTGCTCGGAGCGGTCGTCCCCGGGGTCGAGGTCGAGGACGTCGCCACCGCGGGCAAGACCTTCCCGGGCTTCGACCGGGTCTGGTCGGAGGCGGTCGCCACCGGTATACCGTCAGGGCCGCGGGCACCCGCGTCACCCGAGGACAGGGACGGCCGGGAGTCCCCGTGA
- the rsgA gene encoding ribosome small subunit-dependent GTPase A, with amino-acid sequence MSGRYDHLDESSVRVRPSRKGSRPRTKDRPAHEDAVVGVVTTVDRGRYTTRVQDRTVVAMRARELGRSRIVVGDRVGMVGDTTGRPDTLARIVRVEDRRTVLRRSADDTDAVERVIVANADQLVIVTALADPAPRERMVDRCLVAAYDAGLEPLLLLTKADLADPADFLRHYTALDVPSVVTGSSGTGEVRALEPDAVGRVRSLLQDRTSVLVGHSGVGKSTLVNALVPDALRATGEVNAVTGRGRHTSTSAIALELPGGGWVVDTPGVRSFGLGHVDPGTFVEHFDDLAGGTAGCPRGCSHDEPDCALDAWVDEGHAGPAGAARLESLRRLLRSRGGDEHG; translated from the coding sequence GTGAGCGGGCGCTACGACCACCTCGACGAGTCCTCCGTCCGGGTGCGCCCCTCCCGCAAGGGGTCGCGCCCGCGGACCAAGGACCGCCCGGCCCACGAGGACGCCGTCGTGGGGGTCGTCACCACCGTCGACCGGGGGCGCTACACCACCCGCGTCCAGGACCGCACCGTCGTCGCCATGCGCGCTCGCGAGCTCGGCCGCAGCCGCATCGTCGTCGGCGACCGGGTGGGCATGGTCGGGGACACCACCGGCCGACCGGACACGCTGGCCCGGATCGTGCGGGTCGAGGACCGGCGCACCGTGCTCCGCCGGAGCGCGGACGACACGGACGCGGTGGAGCGGGTCATCGTCGCCAACGCCGACCAGCTCGTCATCGTCACCGCCCTGGCCGATCCGGCGCCCCGCGAGCGCATGGTCGACCGCTGCCTGGTCGCGGCCTACGACGCCGGGCTCGAGCCGCTGCTGCTCCTCACCAAGGCCGACCTGGCGGACCCGGCCGACTTCCTGCGCCACTACACCGCGCTCGACGTGCCCTCGGTGGTGACCGGCAGCTCCGGCACGGGCGAGGTTCGTGCCCTCGAGCCGGATGCCGTGGGCCGCGTCCGGTCACTCCTCCAGGACCGCACAAGCGTCCTCGTGGGTCATTCGGGCGTGGGCAAGTCCACGCTCGTCAACGCGCTGGTGCCGGACGCCCTGCGCGCGACGGGCGAGGTCAACGCTGTCACCGGCCGCGGTCGGCATACCTCGACCTCGGCGATCGCCCTGGAGCTGCCGGGGGGCGGCTGGGTCGTGGACACCCCCGGGGTCCGGTCCTTCGGGCTGGGACACGTCGACCCGGGCACCTTCGTCGAGCACTTCGACGACCTCGCCGGAGGGACCGCCGGGTGCCCGCGCGGGTGCAGCCACGACGAACCGGACTGCGCTCTCGACGCGTGGGTGGACGAGGGCCACGCCGGCCCGGCGGGGGCCGCGCGCCTGGAGTCGCTGCGACGGCTGCTGCGCAGCCGCGGCGGCGATGAGCACGGCTGA